Genomic DNA from Microbacterium neungamense:
CGGAGAGCGCCTCGCGCATCGCCTCGGGATCGACGTCGCCCCCGGCCATCATGCGGCGGAGGAACTCCTCGAAGTCCGACGGGTCCTGGTCTGCCATCTCGATCGCCCTCTCAGCACGCGCGTAGCCTGTGCGATCTACGCTAGTCACAGCTCGCCGCGCCCGTACCCGAGGGGCGCGGATCCCTGTACGCCGCTCGCGAACGTCCCGGAGGTCGACCTTGTCCCAGCGCCGTGGTCCGCGCGTCGGCGTGGGGGTGTGGAGCCTGTGCGTGGCGCTCGCGGCCCTCGTCGGTCTCACCTTCGTGCCCACCCAGTACGTGATCCAGCGGCCCGGACCGGTCTACGACACCCTCGGCTCGGCGAAGAGCGCCGACGGCACGGAGGTGCCGCTGATCGAGATCGAGGGTGCCGAGACGTACCCGGCCGAGGGAGCGCTGGACCTCACCACGGTGCAGGTGGTCGGCAACCGCCAGCGCACACCGAGCTGGTTCGAGCTGGCGATGGCGTGGACCGACCCGACCCGCGCGGTCGTGCCGATCGAGACCGTGTTCCCCGAGGGTGTGAGCACCGAGGAGCGCGACGAGCGCAACGCCGTGCTCATGGTCGACTCGCAGCACGAGGCCACCGCGGCGGCGCTCACGGAGCTCGGCTACGACGTCGGCGCGCGCGTCGAGGTCGTCGAGGTGCTGGAGGATGCCGCGGCGCAGGGTCTGCTGGCCGCCGGGGACGTCATCCTCGCGGCGAACGGCACGCCCGTACAGTCGGCCACCGGCCTGCGCGACGCCATCCAGCAGGGCCAGGGCGACCCCGTCGAGCTCCGTGTGGCGGACGCGCAGGGGGAGGAGCGGACCGTCACCGTGACCCCGAAGCGGGAGAAGGATGCCGCCGGCG
This window encodes:
- a CDS encoding YlbL family protein, which produces MALAALVGLTFVPTQYVIQRPGPVYDTLGSAKSADGTEVPLIEIEGAETYPAEGALDLTTVQVVGNRQRTPSWFELAMAWTDPTRAVVPIETVFPEGVSTEERDERNAVLMVDSQHEATAAALTELGYDVGARVEVVEVLEDAAAQGLLAAGDVILAANGTPVQSATGLRDAIQQGQGDPVELRVADAQGEERTVTVTPKREKDAAGETVWLIGVSLTTDYSFPLDVTIQLDNVGGPSAGMMFALGIVDLLTPGELTGGERIAGTGTIDAEGAVGPIGGIRQKLYGARDAGAEYFLAPADNCDEVVGHVPDGLQVFRTATLDESLEILEVIAEGGDTADLPTCASAR